One region of Pseudoalteromonas galatheae genomic DNA includes:
- a CDS encoding lipopolysaccharide assembly protein LapB: MIELLFLLLPVAAAYGYVMGKNSAKNQALEQSRQITSEYSKGLKFLLDREEDQGLEHLTKLLEVSADSVDHYLTLASLFRKRGELDRAIKIHELLLKQPNLDEEVVKSCRLELAQDYILAGLLDSAEEHLVILVKLGFNDALDPILNLYSQTRDWRKGVHMYEAHPELFKKSSHCATIANFYCEAANQEKNPSLFEKATLLAHETVRPLYEMGKDAYKHDDYVKCIYYWRKLVSQFVFMAPLVIEDLESCYVKLNIHDQFFELVSELLEKGGVLIRIKFCQGLVQKGHISEAIEFLTDSLKREPSIRGFSYLLQLISGKDAKIDHVLQEIDKLVKSYIATKPNYQCGHCGFTSHTMYWLCPSCKHWESLAPSRGLDGF, translated from the coding sequence ATGATCGAACTGCTGTTTTTATTATTACCTGTAGCCGCCGCTTACGGTTATGTTATGGGTAAAAATAGTGCTAAGAATCAAGCCTTAGAGCAAAGTCGACAAATTACCTCAGAATATAGTAAAGGCCTGAAATTCCTGTTGGATAGGGAAGAAGACCAGGGCCTTGAACATCTCACTAAATTACTAGAAGTCTCGGCAGACTCCGTCGATCATTATTTAACACTTGCATCGCTTTTTAGAAAGCGGGGAGAGTTAGATAGAGCGATAAAAATTCATGAGTTACTACTTAAACAACCTAATCTAGATGAAGAAGTGGTTAAATCCTGCCGCTTAGAGCTTGCTCAAGACTACATCTTAGCAGGTCTGTTGGATAGTGCAGAGGAACACTTAGTCATCCTTGTAAAGCTAGGGTTTAATGATGCTCTCGATCCTATTTTAAACCTATACTCTCAAACTAGAGATTGGCGAAAGGGCGTTCATATGTATGAAGCGCATCCTGAGCTTTTTAAAAAGTCTTCTCATTGCGCCACGATTGCAAACTTTTACTGTGAAGCCGCAAATCAAGAAAAGAATCCGAGTCTATTCGAAAAAGCAACGTTACTTGCGCATGAAACAGTAAGACCCTTGTATGAAATGGGTAAAGATGCATATAAACATGATGATTACGTGAAGTGCATATATTATTGGCGAAAGCTCGTGAGCCAATTTGTATTTATGGCGCCACTTGTAATAGAAGACCTTGAATCCTGTTATGTTAAATTAAATATTCATGATCAATTCTTTGAGTTAGTCTCAGAGTTATTAGAAAAAGGAGGTGTGCTGATCAGAATTAAGTTTTGCCAAGGATTAGTCCAAAAAGGTCATATTTCTGAGGCAATAGAGTTTCTAACTGATAGTTTAAAGCGTGAACCATCAATTAGGGGCTTTAGTTATTTGCTGCAACTCATTAGCGGCAAAGATGCTAAAATAGACCACGTACTACAAGAAATAGATAAATTGGTGAAGTCTTATATTGCAACTAAGCCAAACTATCAATGTGGTCATTGCGGGTTTACAAGTCATACTATGTATTGGTTATGTCCCTCCTGCAAACATTGGGAGTCACTTGCTCCAAGCCGTGGGTTAGACGGTTTTTAA
- the cmk gene encoding (d)CMP kinase, translated as MQAAMPVITVDGPSGSGKGTVCRLLAETLNWEVLDSGAIYRVLSLAALHHQIATDNEEGLVPLAANLDVQFSIDKETKKSKIVLEGEDVTNTIRNEEVGAAASKIAALPRVREALLRRQRAFRTEVGLIADGRDMGTVVFPDAELKIYLTASAEERARRRFVELNEKGHDVTLSGLLEDIKARDDRDMNRKVAPLVPASDAVVVDTTEYNAEQVFEQVMSFIQDAIVAGKLPKSCLPK; from the coding sequence ATGCAGGCAGCTATGCCAGTTATCACCGTCGACGGCCCAAGTGGTTCAGGCAAAGGAACTGTTTGTCGCTTGTTAGCTGAAACATTAAATTGGGAAGTGTTGGATAGCGGCGCGATTTATCGCGTGCTTTCGTTAGCTGCATTACACCACCAAATAGCAACTGATAACGAAGAGGGCTTGGTCCCACTTGCAGCTAATTTGGATGTACAATTTTCTATCGATAAAGAAACTAAAAAAAGTAAAATTGTACTTGAAGGTGAAGATGTCACTAATACCATTCGCAATGAAGAAGTCGGCGCAGCAGCGTCAAAAATTGCGGCATTACCACGAGTCAGAGAAGCATTGTTAAGACGTCAACGTGCTTTTAGAACTGAAGTTGGCTTAATTGCAGATGGACGTGATATGGGAACAGTGGTGTTCCCTGATGCAGAGCTTAAAATTTATTTAACTGCAAGCGCTGAAGAACGTGCTCGCAGGCGGTTTGTTGAGTTGAATGAGAAAGGCCATGATGTTACACTAAGTGGTCTGTTAGAAGACATTAAAGCTCGCGATGATCGCGATATGAATCGCAAGGTTGCCCCATTAGTTCCTGCCAGCGATGCGGTAGTTGTTGATACAACTGAGTATAATGCTGAACAGGTATTCGAACAGGTTATGTCTTTTATTCAAGACGCCATTGTGGCAGGTAAGCTTCCAAAAAGTTGTTTACCTAAATAA
- the pyrF gene encoding orotidine-5'-phosphate decarboxylase, which translates to MSTQDLKKVLIALDYDNEEAALSFVSQLSPDECRLKVGKEMFTYFGPQFVKKLVDMNFDVFLDLKFHDIPNTVAKAVTAAAELGVWMVNVHASGGHEMMSKAKEALVAYGDKAPLLIAVTVLTSMDQGQLLKLGIEKTPQEQVLYLAKLAKESGLDGVVCSAQEAELLKAQLGEEFKLVTPGIRPAGSDAGDQKRIMTPEKAVKAGSDYLVIGRPITKAEDPTAMLKAINSSIAEI; encoded by the coding sequence ATGTCGACACAAGATTTAAAAAAGGTTTTGATTGCGCTTGATTATGATAATGAAGAAGCTGCATTATCATTTGTTTCTCAGCTCTCACCTGACGAATGCCGATTGAAAGTAGGTAAAGAGATGTTTACCTATTTTGGCCCTCAGTTTGTAAAAAAACTGGTAGATATGAATTTTGATGTATTCTTAGATCTAAAATTTCATGATATTCCAAACACGGTTGCAAAAGCAGTAACTGCTGCGGCTGAGCTAGGGGTGTGGATGGTAAACGTTCACGCCAGTGGTGGTCATGAAATGATGTCAAAAGCAAAAGAAGCGTTGGTAGCTTACGGTGATAAAGCGCCACTACTTATTGCTGTGACCGTACTAACTAGTATGGATCAAGGACAATTATTAAAGCTTGGAATTGAAAAAACGCCCCAAGAGCAAGTGCTATATCTAGCAAAATTAGCGAAAGAATCAGGCCTAGACGGCGTAGTTTGTTCTGCGCAAGAAGCCGAGCTGTTAAAAGCTCAACTCGGTGAAGAATTTAAACTTGTAACACCTGGGATCCGACCTGCAGGCTCTGATGCTGGCGATCAAAAACGCATTATGACACCTGAAAAAGCAGTTAAAGCGGGGAGTGATTACCTCGTGATAGGACGCCCGATCACTAAAGCTGAAGATCCTACTGCTATGCTAAAGGCGATTAACAGTAGCATAGCCGAGATTTAA
- the aroA gene encoding 3-phosphoshikimate 1-carboxyvinyltransferase → MEQLTLKPITKVGGSVTLPGSKSLSNRILLLAALCEGTTKVTNLLDSDDIRHMLGALSQLGVEVTLEDDNTVALVKGNGGNFISPVEPLFLGNAGTAYRPLTAVLAAISGDYELIGEPRMEERPIGHLVDAMQTLGADIQYLKNKDYPPLKIAGKQLAGGEVEIDGSISSQFLTALLMAAPLFSGDTNIAIKGELVSKPYIDITIGVMAHFGVHVENHDYQRFVVKAGQQYQSPGTLMVEGDASSASYFIAAAAIAGGEIEIKGVGKQSVQGDIGFAQVMEQVGANIDWHDERIVVRKGELNGVDIDANAIPDAAMTLATVALFAKGKTAIRNIYNWRVKETDRLAAMATELKKVGAEVVEGHDFIEVTPPANFNFTDVDTYNDHRIAMCFSMVAVGGQAITINDPKCTAKTFPTYFSVLESISQY, encoded by the coding sequence ATGGAACAGTTGACCCTCAAGCCTATTACTAAAGTCGGTGGCAGTGTAACGCTACCTGGCTCTAAAAGCTTATCAAATCGTATTTTGTTGCTTGCGGCATTGTGCGAAGGCACGACAAAAGTGACGAACTTATTGGATAGCGATGACATCCGCCATATGTTAGGTGCACTGTCTCAATTAGGCGTTGAAGTGACGCTAGAAGACGACAACACGGTGGCACTTGTCAAAGGAAATGGTGGCAACTTTATTTCCCCCGTTGAGCCGTTATTTTTAGGCAATGCTGGTACTGCGTATCGGCCATTAACTGCTGTGCTTGCTGCTATATCCGGTGATTATGAACTGATTGGTGAGCCGCGAATGGAAGAGCGCCCAATTGGCCATCTTGTTGATGCCATGCAAACGCTTGGTGCAGATATTCAATATCTCAAAAACAAAGACTACCCGCCGTTAAAAATTGCAGGTAAGCAACTTGCTGGTGGAGAAGTTGAGATTGACGGCAGCATCTCAAGCCAGTTTTTGACTGCATTATTGATGGCTGCACCGCTTTTTAGTGGCGATACGAATATTGCGATCAAAGGTGAGCTGGTTTCAAAGCCTTATATTGATATTACCATTGGCGTGATGGCGCACTTTGGGGTTCATGTCGAAAACCATGATTACCAGCGTTTTGTGGTAAAGGCTGGGCAGCAGTATCAATCTCCTGGAACACTTATGGTCGAAGGGGATGCATCATCTGCCTCTTATTTCATTGCTGCAGCGGCAATTGCAGGCGGTGAAATTGAGATCAAGGGAGTGGGTAAACAAAGTGTGCAAGGTGATATCGGCTTTGCCCAAGTGATGGAACAAGTCGGAGCAAACATTGATTGGCATGACGAACGTATTGTTGTGCGAAAAGGTGAGTTAAATGGTGTGGATATCGATGCTAATGCTATCCCCGATGCGGCGATGACGCTTGCAACCGTAGCGCTATTCGCAAAAGGTAAAACCGCAATTCGTAATATCTACAATTGGCGTGTAAAAGAAACCGATAGGTTAGCTGCGATGGCGACTGAGCTAAAGAAAGTAGGTGCAGAAGTGGTAGAAGGGCACGACTTTATCGAAGTTACACCACCGGCTAATTTTAATTTTACGGATGTAGATACATACAATGACCATCGCATTGCGATGTGTTTTTCAATGGTGGCAGTAGGTGGTCAAGCTATAACGATTAATGACCCTAAATGTACGGCAAAAACTTTCCCAACCTATTTTTCAGTGTTAGAAAGCATTAGCCAGTATTAA
- the rpsA gene encoding 30S ribosomal protein S1 — MSENFAQLFEESLQGFEVEQGSIVKGTVIAIENNVVLVDAGLKSESAIPAEQFKNAAGELEVAVGDEVDVALDAIEDGFGETILSREKAKRHEAWIRLEKACEEHETVVGMINGKVKGGFTVEVDSIRAFLPGSLVDVRPVRDTAHLEGKELEFKVIKLDQKRNNVVVSRRAVIESENSQEREELLQNLVEGQEVKGIVKNLTDYGAFVDLGGVDGLLHITDMAWKRVKHPSEIVNVGDEINVKVLKFDKEKTRVSLGLKQLGEDPWAAIAGRYPEGAKLTGRVTNLTDYGCFVEIEEGVEGLVHVSEMDWTNKNIHPSKVVSLGDTVEVMVLEIDEERRRISLGLKQCKANPWQEFARLNNKGDQVSGKIKSITDFGIFIGLDGGIDGLVHLSDISWNTPGEEAVREYKKGDEITAIVLQVDPERERISLGVKQIDADPFTNYLDANKKGAIVKGKVTEVDAKGATVELIEGVEGYIRVADIAQERVEDATAAVSAGDEIEAKFVGVDRKNRTISLSVKAIYEAEEKEALEKLKKDEPAFENAMAAAFKNAQKD; from the coding sequence ATGTCAGAAAATTTTGCGCAGTTATTTGAAGAAAGCCTACAGGGTTTTGAAGTTGAGCAAGGCTCAATCGTTAAAGGTACAGTAATCGCTATCGAGAACAATGTTGTTCTTGTTGATGCTGGCCTTAAGTCTGAAAGTGCAATCCCTGCAGAGCAATTCAAAAATGCTGCTGGTGAACTAGAAGTTGCAGTTGGCGACGAAGTAGATGTAGCACTTGACGCTATTGAAGACGGTTTCGGTGAAACTATCCTTTCTCGTGAGAAAGCGAAGCGTCACGAAGCATGGATCCGTCTAGAGAAAGCATGTGAAGAGCACGAAACTGTTGTTGGTATGATCAACGGTAAAGTTAAAGGCGGTTTCACAGTTGAAGTTGATTCAATCCGTGCATTCCTACCTGGTTCACTTGTTGATGTACGTCCAGTTCGCGACACAGCTCACCTTGAAGGTAAAGAGCTAGAGTTCAAAGTTATCAAGCTAGACCAGAAGCGCAACAACGTTGTTGTTTCACGTCGTGCTGTTATTGAATCTGAGAACTCACAAGAGCGTGAAGAGCTTCTTCAAAACCTTGTTGAAGGTCAAGAAGTTAAAGGTATCGTTAAGAACCTTACAGACTACGGTGCATTCGTAGACTTAGGTGGTGTTGACGGTCTTCTACACATCACTGACATGGCTTGGAAGCGTGTTAAGCACCCTTCAGAGATCGTGAACGTAGGTGACGAAATCAACGTTAAAGTACTTAAGTTCGACAAAGAGAAGACTCGTGTTTCTCTAGGTCTTAAGCAACTTGGCGAAGATCCATGGGCTGCTATCGCTGGTCGTTACCCAGAAGGTGCTAAGCTTACTGGTCGTGTAACTAACCTAACTGACTACGGCTGTTTCGTTGAAATCGAAGAAGGCGTTGAAGGTCTAGTACACGTTTCAGAAATGGATTGGACTAACAAGAACATCCACCCTTCAAAAGTAGTTTCACTAGGTGATACTGTTGAAGTTATGGTTCTTGAAATCGACGAAGAGCGTCGTCGTATTTCTCTAGGTCTTAAGCAGTGTAAAGCTAATCCTTGGCAAGAGTTTGCTCGTCTTAACAACAAAGGCGACCAAGTTTCTGGTAAGATCAAGTCTATCACTGACTTCGGTATCTTCATCGGTCTTGACGGCGGTATCGACGGTCTTGTACACCTATCTGACATCTCTTGGAACACTCCAGGCGAAGAAGCTGTACGTGAGTACAAGAAAGGTGACGAAATCACAGCTATCGTTCTACAAGTTGACCCAGAGCGTGAGCGTATCTCTCTAGGCGTTAAGCAAATTGACGCTGATCCATTCACTAACTACCTAGACGCCAACAAAAAAGGTGCTATTGTTAAAGGTAAAGTGACTGAAGTTGATGCTAAAGGCGCAACTGTTGAGCTGATCGAAGGCGTTGAAGGTTACATCCGTGTAGCTGATATCGCACAAGAGCGTGTTGAAGACGCGACAGCTGCTGTTTCTGCAGGCGACGAAATCGAAGCTAAATTTGTAGGTGTTGATCGTAAGAACCGTACTATCAGCCTATCAGTTAAAGCTATCTACGAAGCTGAAGAAAAAGAAGCACTAGAGAAGCTTAAGAAAGATGAGCCAGCGTTCGAAAACGCAATGGCTGCAGCTTTCAAAAATGCTCAAAAAGACTAA
- the gyrA gene encoding DNA gyrase subunit A: MPDLANEILPVNIEDELKNSYLDYAMSVIVGRALPDVRDGLKPVHRRVLFAMNELKNDWNKPYKKSARVVGDVIGKYHPHGDSAVYDTIVRMAQPFSLRYMLVDGQGNFGSVDGDSAAAMRYTEVRMAKVAHELLADLEKETVDYVPNYDGTEQIPDVLPTKVPNLLVNGSSGIAVGMATNIPPHNLTEVINGCLAVIQNPDITIEELIDYIPGPDFPTAAIISGKNGIEQAYKTGRGKIYIRAKAEIEVDEKTGKETIIVHEIPYQVNKARLIEKIAELVKDKKVEGISALRDESDKDGMRIVIEIKRGEVGEVVLNNLYAQTQLQTVFGINMVALDNNQPKCFNLKEMLDAFIIHRREVVTRRTVFDLRKARDRAHTLEGLAIALANIDPIIELIRKSPTPAEAKAALTARAWDLGNVKSMLERTGEENVARPDWLAEELGIRDGQYYLSEQQAQAILDLRLHKLTGLEHEKILAEYKELLDLIAELLYILSTPERLMEVIRDELVEIKETYGDERRTEITAAAHDISLEDLINEEDVVVTLSHEGYVKYQPLSDYEAQRRGGKGRSATKMKDEDFIERLLVANTHDTILCFSTSGRLYWLKVYQLPLASRAARGKPIVNLLPLEADERITTILPVREYEEDKFIVMATASGIVKKTPLTAYSRQRASGIIAINLNEGDSLIGANITTGENDIMLFTEHGKVVRFNEKQRDSETGEVKRDPETGEEMLALRPMGRTATGVRGIKMPDDVKVVSLIVPQGDGAILTVTENGYGKRTPLEEYPAKSRATQGVVSIKVTERNGSVVGAVQVDDNDEIMLISNRGTLVRTRVNEVSTVGRNTQGVILIRTMEEEKVVGLQRIEEIEVDELPEGEIVEAEGEATPAVDSDTEE; this comes from the coding sequence ATGCCTGATCTCGCCAATGAAATCCTGCCAGTCAATATCGAAGATGAATTAAAAAATTCATACCTAGATTATGCAATGAGTGTAATCGTAGGTCGTGCATTACCTGACGTACGTGACGGCCTAAAGCCAGTTCACCGTCGTGTATTGTTCGCGATGAATGAACTTAAAAATGACTGGAACAAACCATATAAAAAGTCAGCTCGTGTAGTTGGTGACGTAATCGGTAAATACCACCCGCATGGTGATAGCGCGGTTTACGATACTATTGTACGTATGGCTCAGCCTTTCTCTCTACGCTACATGCTCGTAGATGGACAAGGTAACTTTGGTTCTGTCGATGGTGACTCTGCAGCTGCGATGCGTTATACCGAAGTACGTATGGCGAAAGTCGCTCACGAGTTACTTGCTGACCTTGAAAAAGAAACCGTTGATTATGTACCAAACTACGATGGTACAGAGCAAATTCCAGATGTGTTACCAACTAAAGTGCCTAACTTATTGGTGAATGGTTCATCTGGTATCGCGGTTGGTATGGCGACCAATATTCCGCCTCACAACTTAACCGAGGTGATCAATGGCTGTTTGGCTGTGATCCAGAATCCAGACATCACTATTGAAGAGTTAATCGACTATATTCCGGGTCCAGATTTCCCGACAGCCGCCATTATTAGCGGTAAGAATGGCATCGAACAAGCCTATAAAACAGGCCGTGGTAAGATCTACATCCGTGCGAAAGCTGAAATCGAAGTTGATGAGAAGACTGGCAAAGAAACTATCATCGTTCATGAAATTCCTTACCAAGTTAACAAAGCAAGACTAATCGAAAAGATTGCAGAGCTTGTTAAAGATAAAAAGGTTGAAGGGATCAGTGCACTACGCGATGAGTCGGATAAAGACGGTATGCGTATCGTTATTGAGATCAAGCGTGGTGAAGTAGGTGAAGTTGTACTAAACAACCTATACGCTCAAACACAACTACAAACTGTGTTTGGCATCAATATGGTTGCACTAGATAATAACCAGCCTAAGTGTTTCAACCTGAAAGAAATGCTTGATGCGTTTATTATTCACCGTCGTGAAGTCGTAACGCGTCGTACTGTATTTGACCTGCGTAAGGCGAGAGACAGAGCGCATACGCTTGAAGGCCTCGCAATTGCGCTAGCCAATATTGACCCAATCATTGAGCTTATTCGTAAGTCACCAACACCAGCAGAAGCAAAAGCAGCGCTAACCGCACGAGCTTGGGATCTTGGTAACGTTAAATCAATGCTTGAGCGCACTGGCGAAGAAAATGTTGCGCGTCCGGACTGGTTAGCGGAAGAATTAGGGATCCGTGATGGTCAGTACTATTTGTCTGAGCAACAAGCCCAAGCAATTCTAGACTTAAGACTACACAAATTAACGGGTCTTGAGCACGAGAAAATTCTAGCAGAATACAAAGAACTGCTCGATTTAATCGCTGAGCTACTGTACATCCTTTCTACTCCAGAGCGTTTGATGGAAGTGATCCGCGATGAGTTAGTTGAAATCAAAGAAACGTATGGTGATGAGCGTCGCACAGAGATCACTGCTGCTGCGCACGATATTAGTTTAGAAGATTTGATCAACGAAGAAGACGTTGTCGTTACGCTTTCTCACGAAGGTTATGTGAAGTATCAACCTCTAAGCGATTACGAAGCTCAGCGTCGTGGTGGTAAAGGGCGATCTGCAACTAAGATGAAAGATGAAGACTTTATCGAACGTCTACTCGTTGCAAATACTCACGATACAATTCTTTGTTTCTCAACTTCTGGCCGTTTGTATTGGTTGAAAGTTTACCAGCTGCCGCTTGCATCACGTGCTGCGCGCGGTAAGCCAATTGTTAACTTGTTACCACTCGAAGCTGATGAGCGTATTACGACAATTTTACCAGTTCGTGAATACGAAGAAGATAAGTTTATCGTCATGGCGACGGCAAGTGGTATCGTTAAGAAAACACCTCTGACAGCATACAGTCGTCAGCGTGCAAGTGGTATTATTGCTATCAACTTGAACGAAGGCGATAGCCTGATCGGTGCTAACATTACCACAGGTGAAAATGACATCATGCTATTTACTGAGCATGGTAAAGTTGTGCGCTTTAATGAGAAGCAGCGAGATTCAGAAACAGGTGAAGTGAAGCGTGATCCTGAAACTGGCGAAGAAATGTTGGCGTTACGTCCGATGGGTCGCACAGCAACAGGTGTTCGTGGTATCAAGATGCCAGATGACGTGAAAGTGGTATCACTAATCGTACCACAAGGCGATGGTGCAATCTTGACCGTAACTGAAAATGGTTATGGTAAGCGTACGCCGCTTGAAGAGTACCCAGCGAAGAGCCGTGCAACACAAGGTGTTGTGTCAATCAAAGTAACTGAAAGAAATGGTTCTGTGGTCGGCGCGGTTCAAGTTGATGACAACGATGAAATCATGCTGATATCAAACCGTGGTACACTAGTTAGAACGCGTGTAAACGAAGTTTCTACGGTAGGCCGTAACACTCAAGGTGTTATTCTGATCCGTACAATGGAAGAAGAAAAGGTAGTTGGTCTTCAACGCATCGAAGAAATTGAAGTGGACGAGTTGCCTGAGGGTGAAATTGTTGAGGCTGAGGGTGAAGCGACACCAGCAGTTGATTCAGACACAGAAGAATAG
- the serC gene encoding 3-phosphoserine/phosphohydroxythreonine transaminase: protein MTVYNFCAGPAMLPVEVMKKAQKEFLDWQNLGVSVMEVSHRSAPYLEMAKQCEASLRRLMNISDEFEVLFMHGGGRGHFAAVPLNLHVDGVPGVYIENGIWSTGATKEGGKFTQTHAINIRTDENGQFDILPVSEWKLPENASFIHYCPNETIDGIEIFDVPKHSSAPIVADMSSNILSREINVNDFDLIYAGAQKNIGPSGLSIAIVRKTLLKREGLPRPAILDYAIEADQQSMYNTPPTFAWYLAFEVFKYLESIGGVKAMEAHNQEKAAILYDYIDGSGFYSNKVAKHCRSLMNVPFWLNDDSLNAKFLAEAEQNGLIALEGHRFVGGMRASIYNAMPIEGIKALVAFMDKFARENS, encoded by the coding sequence ATGACGGTTTATAATTTTTGCGCGGGTCCTGCGATGTTACCTGTTGAAGTTATGAAGAAAGCGCAAAAAGAATTTTTAGATTGGCAAAATTTAGGCGTGTCGGTGATGGAAGTCAGCCATCGCTCAGCGCCTTATTTGGAGATGGCGAAGCAGTGCGAGGCCAGCTTACGTCGTTTGATGAATATCTCTGATGAATTTGAAGTGTTGTTTATGCATGGCGGTGGTCGTGGTCACTTTGCTGCTGTACCGCTAAATCTACATGTAGATGGTGTACCAGGTGTATATATCGAAAACGGTATCTGGTCTACTGGCGCGACAAAAGAAGGTGGGAAGTTTACGCAAACGCATGCAATTAATATTCGTACTGACGAAAATGGTCAATTCGATATTTTACCTGTCTCTGAGTGGAAGCTACCAGAGAACGCTTCATTTATTCACTATTGTCCAAACGAAACTATCGACGGTATCGAAATATTTGACGTTCCAAAACATTCAAGCGCACCGATTGTAGCGGATATGTCTTCCAATATTTTATCTCGTGAGATTAACGTCAATGACTTTGATTTGATTTATGCTGGTGCGCAAAAAAATATCGGTCCTTCAGGGCTAAGTATCGCTATTGTGCGTAAGACGTTATTGAAGCGTGAAGGGTTGCCAAGACCTGCCATTCTTGATTACGCCATTGAGGCTGATCAGCAAAGCATGTACAACACACCACCGACATTTGCATGGTATCTAGCGTTTGAGGTATTCAAGTATCTTGAAAGCATTGGTGGTGTTAAAGCCATGGAAGCGCACAATCAAGAAAAAGCGGCCATTTTGTACGATTACATCGATGGCTCTGGCTTCTATTCAAACAAAGTTGCAAAACATTGTCGCTCGTTAATGAACGTACCATTTTGGTTAAACGATGACAGCCTAAATGCAAAATTTTTGGCAGAGGCAGAACAAAACGGTTTAATTGCACTTGAGGGCCACCGTTTTGTCGGCGGTATGCGTGCAAGCATCTATAACGCTATGCCAATTGAAGGGATAAAAGCGTTAGTTGCATTTATGGATAAATTCGCACGGGAGAACAGTTGA
- a CDS encoding lipopolysaccharide assembly protein LapA domain-containing protein has protein sequence MVAVLKKGLAVVAILIAFLVGTQNPQVVNVNFVIASAELPLATLMSICLALGIIIGLLVTASVLSKLKWQNHRLKKSNSKLSQTAER, from the coding sequence TTGGTTGCAGTATTGAAAAAAGGATTAGCTGTTGTTGCCATACTGATTGCATTTTTAGTTGGGACACAAAATCCACAAGTTGTTAATGTCAATTTTGTAATTGCAAGTGCAGAGTTACCACTGGCAACCTTAATGAGTATTTGCTTAGCTCTTGGGATAATTATTGGTTTACTTGTAACAGCGTCGGTTTTATCTAAGCTTAAATGGCAAAATCATCGCCTAAAAAAAAGTAATAGTAAGCTTAGCCAAACAGCCGAACGCTAG
- the ihfB gene encoding integration host factor subunit beta, with translation MTKSELIEQLALQHAHVPVKDVENAVKEILEQMAGSLSDSERIEIRGFGSFSLHFRSPRTGRNPKTGETVELDGKYVPHFKPGKELRDRVNESLNN, from the coding sequence ATGACAAAGTCTGAATTGATAGAACAACTTGCACTGCAGCACGCTCACGTTCCTGTTAAAGATGTAGAGAATGCGGTAAAAGAAATCCTTGAACAAATGGCTGGCTCATTATCAGACTCGGAGCGTATCGAAATCCGTGGCTTTGGTAGTTTCTCGCTTCACTTCCGTTCTCCTCGCACTGGCCGTAATCCTAAAACGGGTGAGACAGTAGAGCTGGATGGTAAATATGTACCACACTTTAAGCCTGGCAAAGAGCTGCGCGATAGAGTAAACGAAAGCTTAAATAATTAA